The following proteins are encoded in a genomic region of Dyadobacter sp. UC 10:
- the ppk1 gene encoding polyphosphate kinase 1 — MIDVAYPYFDTNLSWLSNNYRLLLEANDDTVPVRERLRFLGIYSYQTKEFFRIRIPSLLAMGEVSNDIRAKLNIFPESLLEHVSETIENQLREFNDILTGNILPAFNEQGVHLYYREPFAAEHQSFLRKFFIEKLFRHLQPVFLDSKRTSKSTIFESKKIYLIVRMQHREDVEEEWYATVNIPSDIFGRFIELPELDGKRQVAFLEDIIRENLPLLFRGFDVLESYTLRVERETELSIEDEYPMQIAQRILKQLDKRNFVQPSQYFHESGMPLYMREYLVNKVAIPMNEFHERGDYLFLEDFLRFPALSRRLDYPAQRALQNPDFEENDSIFEAIQKGDQLFHLPYQSFEPIVRFFNEAAIDPHVREIHVSLYKISPHSFILNSLISAARNGKRVTTYVELNTKMDIQENLQWSKKMRDAGVKIILSVPGLKVHAKMALVKRKVSKGWERYAFLGTGGFYRLTSREIVDHALLTNHRELTNELELLFGYLSTQDEPKKYKYLPFNYLFVTQFTLQKRLMDLIDREIANCNAGLKSFITIKINQLQDHILIDKLYQAGQAGVPVHVMVSESCGLISGLPSISDNIIVSRHVDRYIENTRILHFGNRGNDEIYLTSCDWTHRNLHRRIDICFPVLDEQLKNQMRLVLRNYANDNQKSVRLDLYQNNLRISDDGRGKLRAQEVNYRLVEKIEKNGPIRRAE, encoded by the coding sequence ATGATAGATGTCGCTTATCCCTACTTCGATACAAATCTGAGTTGGTTGTCCAATAATTACCGTTTGTTACTGGAAGCCAACGATGACACGGTACCGGTCAGAGAGCGGCTCCGCTTCCTGGGGATCTATTCGTATCAGACGAAGGAATTTTTCCGTATCAGGATTCCCAGCCTGCTTGCGATGGGCGAAGTCAGTAACGACATCAGGGCAAAACTCAATATCTTTCCGGAATCCCTGCTGGAACATGTGAGTGAGACGATCGAAAACCAGCTCCGTGAATTCAACGATATCCTGACAGGCAATATCCTTCCTGCATTCAATGAACAGGGAGTCCACCTGTATTACCGGGAGCCGTTTGCTGCCGAACACCAATCCTTCCTGCGCAAGTTCTTCATTGAGAAGCTTTTCCGGCATTTACAACCCGTTTTCCTGGATAGCAAACGCACATCTAAATCGACCATTTTTGAATCTAAAAAGATTTATCTTATCGTCCGGATGCAACATAGGGAAGATGTGGAAGAGGAATGGTATGCAACGGTCAATATCCCTTCTGACATTTTCGGGCGGTTTATCGAACTCCCGGAGCTTGACGGCAAACGACAGGTGGCTTTTCTGGAAGATATCATCCGGGAAAACCTTCCTCTCCTTTTTCGCGGATTTGATGTTCTGGAAAGCTATACACTGCGTGTAGAACGTGAAACCGAGCTTTCCATAGAAGACGAATATCCGATGCAAATCGCACAAAGGATATTAAAGCAGCTCGACAAGCGGAATTTCGTTCAGCCGTCGCAATACTTCCATGAATCTGGAATGCCGCTCTACATGCGTGAGTACCTCGTTAACAAAGTGGCGATTCCGATGAATGAGTTTCACGAGCGTGGCGACTATCTTTTTCTGGAAGATTTCCTGCGGTTTCCGGCGTTATCCAGGCGGCTTGACTATCCTGCCCAGCGCGCACTTCAAAATCCGGATTTCGAAGAAAATGATTCCATATTTGAAGCAATCCAAAAAGGCGATCAGCTTTTTCATTTGCCTTATCAGTCGTTTGAACCAATAGTGCGGTTTTTCAATGAGGCCGCTATTGATCCTCATGTGAGAGAAATCCATGTGTCGCTTTACAAGATCAGTCCGCATTCATTTATCCTTAACTCGCTGATCAGTGCGGCCAGGAACGGTAAAAGGGTAACTACTTATGTGGAGCTGAATACCAAAATGGATATCCAGGAAAATCTGCAATGGTCAAAAAAAATGCGCGATGCAGGCGTAAAGATCATTCTGAGCGTGCCTGGCCTGAAAGTCCATGCAAAAATGGCACTGGTAAAAAGAAAGGTCTCAAAAGGCTGGGAGCGTTATGCATTTTTAGGTACCGGCGGGTTTTATCGACTTACCAGCCGCGAGATTGTCGACCACGCCCTTTTGACAAACCATCGGGAGCTTACCAATGAACTTGAACTGCTTTTCGGCTATTTATCGACCCAGGACGAGCCTAAAAAATACAAGTATCTGCCATTCAATTATTTATTTGTTACACAGTTTACGTTGCAGAAACGGTTAATGGACTTGATAGACAGGGAAATAGCCAATTGCAATGCAGGGCTCAAATCATTTATAACAATAAAAATCAATCAGTTACAGGATCATATTCTGATTGATAAATTATACCAGGCCGGGCAGGCAGGAGTGCCGGTTCACGTGATGGTCAGTGAGAGTTGCGGTCTGATCTCCGGCCTGCCTTCTATCAGCGATAATATAATTGTAAGCCGGCACGTAGACAGGTATATTGAGAATACGAGAATATTGCATTTTGGTAACAGGGGAAATGACGAAATTTATCTGACCTCCTGCGACTGGACCCACCGGAACCTGCACAGGCGCATTGATATTTGTTTTCCGGTACTGGACGAACAGCTTAAAAATCAAATGCGGCTGGTACTCAGAAACTATGCAAACGATAATCAGAAATCTGTCCGGCTGGACCTTTACCAGAACAATCTTCGGATTAGCGACGATGGCCGCGGAAAACTGCGGGCGCAGGAAGTGAACTACCGTCTTGTTGAAAAAATCGAGAAGAACGGGCCAATCCGCAGGGCAGAATAA
- a CDS encoding aldo/keto reductase — protein MRYQLLGRSGLRVSEVCLGTMTFGKDWGWGADKHESFRIFETFADAGGNFIDTANRYTEGSSEKYVGEFIENDRDRWVLATKYTLKDRNDDLNFAGNHRKNMMRSVTSSLKRLNTDYIDLLWVHMWDNTTPAEEVMRGLDDLVSRGLVHYIGISDTPAWIVSQANTIADFRGWNAFAAIQFEYSLLQRTPERDLLPMAKALDLAVTPWGAIGGGALTGKYLRGEKGRVPDHSIRRNDHSSIIAQTVVDVAAELGVTPAQVAINWTRHREQVMIPIIGASKEQQLKDSLGCLDFKLPQEALEKLNAVSQIELGFPHEFLKSDGVKEEAFGGLFEKLDNHRG, from the coding sequence ATGCGTTATCAATTATTGGGCCGGTCGGGCCTGAGGGTGTCCGAAGTTTGCCTGGGAACCATGACCTTTGGAAAAGATTGGGGCTGGGGAGCAGATAAACATGAAAGCTTCAGGATTTTCGAAACGTTTGCCGATGCGGGAGGCAATTTTATCGATACTGCAAACAGATATACCGAGGGTTCTTCTGAAAAATATGTAGGTGAATTTATCGAAAATGACCGTGACAGGTGGGTGTTAGCGACTAAATACACATTGAAAGACAGAAACGATGACCTAAATTTTGCAGGTAACCACCGGAAAAACATGATGCGCTCCGTCACGTCCAGCCTTAAGAGGCTTAACACCGACTACATTGATTTGCTCTGGGTGCATATGTGGGATAACACCACCCCGGCGGAAGAAGTAATGCGCGGGCTTGATGATCTGGTTAGCAGGGGCTTAGTACATTATATTGGTATATCTGATACTCCTGCCTGGATAGTTTCCCAGGCCAATACCATCGCCGATTTCCGGGGGTGGAATGCTTTTGCCGCGATCCAGTTTGAATACTCGCTGTTACAGCGGACACCCGAGCGCGACCTGCTTCCAATGGCGAAGGCGCTGGACCTGGCAGTGACTCCCTGGGGCGCTATCGGAGGCGGCGCATTGACAGGAAAATATTTACGCGGCGAGAAAGGCCGTGTGCCGGATCACAGTATCAGAAGAAATGACCACAGTAGCATTATTGCACAAACTGTGGTGGATGTTGCCGCCGAACTGGGCGTTACTCCCGCACAGGTAGCGATCAACTGGACGAGGCACCGCGAGCAGGTGATGATACCGATCATCGGGGCTTCGAAAGAACAGCAATTGAAGGATTCCCTGGGATGCCTCGATTTCAAATTGCCGCAGGAAGCTTTGGAAAAATTAAATGCGGTAAGCCAGATCGAACTCGGCTTCCCGCATGAATTTTTGAAATCGGATGGAGTGAAGGAAGAAGCTTTCGGTGGGTTATTTGAGAAACTGGATAATCATAGAGGATAA
- the pyrE gene encoding orotate phosphoribosyltransferase translates to MLHGSDISKRVAELLLEAQAIKLSPDKPFQWSSGWLSPIYCDNRVALSYPDTRTFIKKTLAEMIRQEYPGVQAVVGVATGGIAQGALVADLLELPFAYVRPEPKKHGMGNQIEGRLEKGQPLVIIEDLISTGGSSLKVVDVLRDAGYEVAGMVAIFTYGFAAAENNFKEKNVKLSTISNYNALIETALEHNYVSASQVESLSAWRQAPDQWGK, encoded by the coding sequence ATGTTACACGGTTCCGATATAAGTAAAAGGGTAGCCGAGTTGCTGCTCGAAGCGCAAGCCATCAAATTAAGTCCCGATAAACCATTCCAATGGAGCTCAGGCTGGCTTTCTCCAATCTATTGCGACAATCGCGTTGCGCTTTCATATCCCGACACGCGCACATTCATTAAAAAGACACTGGCGGAGATGATCAGGCAGGAATATCCCGGTGTTCAGGCGGTGGTAGGTGTGGCAACCGGGGGGATCGCCCAGGGGGCATTAGTGGCCGACCTGCTCGAACTTCCTTTCGCCTATGTTCGTCCTGAGCCTAAAAAGCATGGTATGGGCAATCAGATCGAGGGCAGACTGGAAAAAGGCCAGCCCTTGGTCATTATTGAAGATTTGATCTCCACGGGGGGAAGCTCGCTGAAAGTAGTGGATGTACTGAGAGATGCTGGTTACGAAGTGGCTGGAATGGTCGCTATTTTCACTTACGGATTTGCGGCGGCCGAAAACAACTTCAAGGAGAAGAATGTAAAGCTGAGCACAATCAGCAATTACAATGCATTGATTGAAACTGCATTAGAGCATAATTATGTATCAGCCTCACAGGTTGAAAGTCTGAGCGCCTGGCGGCAGGCACCGGATCAGTGGGGGAAATAG
- a CDS encoding hemolysin family protein, with the protein MSEIALVSSRKSRLEAAAKNGDASAKAALNLANSPTRFLSTVQIGITLIGLLTGMYSGDNITADFEVIINRVPVLQPYSHSLAVGSVLVFITYLSLVLGELVPKRIGMSNPEAISKVMATPMNLLSKLTAPFISLLGFSSDMIIKLLNIRQSENSVTEEEIKSLIQEGTSGGVFEEIEQEIVHNVFQLGDRKVTSLMTNRQEIIWLDLEDTVEENKAKIFESRHSIYPVCRGTVDDVVGLVYVKDMIVADIETQLATLNTLVRDPVYLPESNRAYQALEKFKEQRVYFGIIVDEYGGMLGILTMHDIMDALVGDISEDIEEASEIVKREDGSFLVDAQLPFDDFLQYFNINIQETERRELVGFNTLGGFVLHILENIPKTGEQFSWKNFDFEVIDMDRSRIDKLLVINHNKKEDSED; encoded by the coding sequence ATGTCTGAGATAGCACTCGTTTCCTCTCGAAAATCCAGATTGGAAGCAGCTGCTAAAAATGGTGACGCCAGCGCAAAAGCTGCATTAAATCTCGCTAATTCACCTACCCGGTTCCTATCAACTGTTCAGATCGGTATTACATTGATCGGTTTGCTGACCGGTATGTACAGTGGTGATAATATTACCGCCGATTTCGAGGTGATCATCAACCGGGTGCCTGTTTTACAGCCTTACAGCCATTCACTTGCCGTGGGAAGTGTGCTTGTATTCATCACCTATTTGTCGCTGGTTCTGGGTGAACTGGTACCAAAGCGGATCGGCATGTCAAACCCTGAGGCCATTTCGAAGGTGATGGCCACACCGATGAACCTGCTTTCGAAACTGACTGCACCTTTTATTTCGCTGTTGGGCTTTTCAAGTGATATGATTATCAAGTTACTCAATATCCGTCAGAGCGAAAATTCGGTGACGGAAGAAGAGATTAAGAGTCTGATCCAGGAAGGAACTTCGGGTGGAGTTTTTGAAGAAATTGAGCAGGAAATCGTACACAATGTATTCCAGCTCGGCGACAGGAAAGTAACTTCCCTGATGACCAACCGGCAGGAGATTATCTGGCTGGACCTGGAAGATACCGTAGAAGAAAACAAGGCCAAGATTTTCGAAAGCCGTCATTCTATTTATCCAGTATGCCGCGGCACAGTTGACGATGTGGTGGGTTTGGTATACGTAAAAGACATGATCGTTGCCGATATTGAAACGCAGCTCGCCACGCTGAATACCCTTGTACGCGATCCTGTTTATTTACCCGAAAGTAACCGCGCCTATCAGGCATTGGAGAAATTTAAAGAGCAGCGTGTCTATTTTGGTATTATTGTAGATGAATATGGCGGCATGCTCGGCATTCTGACCATGCATGACATTATGGATGCGCTGGTGGGCGATATTTCTGAGGACATTGAAGAAGCCTCTGAAATTGTAAAACGAGAGGACGGCAGCTTTTTAGTAGATGCGCAGCTTCCTTTCGATGATTTTCTGCAATACTTTAATATCAATATACAGGAGACAGAGCGCAGGGAACTTGTCGGGTTCAACACTCTTGGCGGCTTCGTGTTGCACATTCTTGAAAATATACCGAAGACCGGTGAGCAGTTCAGCTGGAAGAATTTTGATTTTGAGGTGATCGATATGGACCGCAGCCGGATTGATAAATTATTAGTGATAAATCATAACAAAAAGGAAGATTCCGAAGATTAA
- a CDS encoding NUDIX hydrolase → MTIFFDDRPFKIVRTNQLSAETSQFDHIVDLRLEKLQKSMLSGHTLFLNSTANTALQVLQILEKDFPKQLLSITMATKEKSEIEEKIKEQYKVIKAAGGVVVKDGKWLFMYRRKKWDLPKGKLDKGEDSRTAAVREIEEETGVKSLIKNKICTTWHTYTLNNNRILKRTKWYLCDTIDDSRMQPQAEEQIEKLDWYSPSEAKSLLINSYSSIRFVVDSLNKKRNIKS, encoded by the coding sequence ATGACCATTTTTTTCGACGACCGCCCATTCAAAATTGTACGGACCAATCAGCTTTCCGCCGAAACTTCCCAATTTGATCATATAGTTGATCTGAGGCTGGAAAAATTGCAAAAAAGTATGTTATCGGGGCACACTTTATTTTTAAATTCAACTGCAAACACCGCATTGCAGGTGCTTCAAATCCTCGAAAAAGATTTTCCAAAACAGTTGCTGTCCATCACAATGGCGACGAAGGAAAAATCTGAAATAGAAGAAAAAATCAAGGAACAGTACAAAGTGATCAAGGCAGCCGGCGGCGTGGTGGTTAAAGACGGAAAATGGCTCTTTATGTACCGCCGCAAAAAATGGGACCTGCCCAAAGGCAAGCTCGACAAAGGCGAAGATTCCCGGACTGCCGCGGTCAGGGAAATTGAGGAAGAAACCGGTGTTAAATCGTTGATTAAAAACAAAATCTGTACAACCTGGCATACCTATACGCTCAATAACAACCGCATATTAAAACGCACGAAATGGTACCTGTGCGATACGATCGACGATTCCAGAATGCAGCCGCAGGCAGAGGAACAGATCGAAAAACTGGACTGGTATAGTCCGTCAGAAGCTAAATCGCTGTTGATCAATTCTTACAGCTCGATCAGATTTGTAGTAGACAGCCTTAACAAAAAGCGTAATATAAAATCCTGA
- the coaD gene encoding pantetheine-phosphate adenylyltransferase, with translation MDRIALFPGSFDPFTRGHQDIVLRGLRLFDQVVIGIGNNATKKRYFPLNVMKEMIERTFSDQPNVKVVTYDDLTAHIARELGATFLLRGLRNTTDFEYENGISQVNRYLYEEIETVFLITSPELAPISSSIIRDLHRYGQGVDNFLPYSLSELDRINPQV, from the coding sequence ATGGACCGTATCGCATTATTTCCCGGCTCTTTCGATCCTTTCACAAGGGGACATCAGGATATCGTTCTCAGAGGGCTCAGGCTTTTTGATCAGGTCGTGATCGGCATTGGAAATAATGCCACCAAGAAGCGGTATTTTCCTTTGAATGTGATGAAGGAAATGATTGAAAGGACATTTTCTGACCAGCCTAATGTTAAAGTCGTTACCTACGACGATCTTACTGCGCACATAGCGAGGGAACTAGGCGCAACTTTTCTGTTAAGAGGTCTGCGGAATACAACCGACTTTGAATACGAAAATGGTATCTCGCAGGTTAACAGGTATTTATACGAAGAAATTGAAACGGTTTTTTTGATCACGTCTCCCGAGCTCGCACCGATCAGTTCCAGTATCATACGCGATTTGCATCGTTACGGGCAAGGCGTCGACAATTTTCTTCCCTATTCACTTTCTGAGCTCGACCGGATCAATCCGCAGGTTTAA
- a CDS encoding DUF3822 family protein: protein MANSENQVIEIIPALLVGDSTFDQAAIPSSTLCIEMSDQNVRFCIVKEENMECIWLEDYALEQTLSEEEIFERLRRIFTGHMLWSSAEWKGVCISVNSTLFSLVPNVLFDPEKVGEYLSFSAGNPIADRDMVLYHDLPLVHAKNIFSIPRQWHEWIINHFRFSRVTFYHFTSPIITGALVSHVEQQEVRIASLCFEKDMFTLVVSESQRLILCNRFKFKEVQEMAYIVLFTLGQLGYEPEQMKVMCYGEVSASAEVFVELSHFFPHIQIGGRPTTLRYSSQCAEVPGHRYFGLFNTYLVSS, encoded by the coding sequence GTGGCAAATTCTGAAAACCAGGTCATTGAAATCATTCCTGCATTACTTGTAGGCGATAGTACATTCGACCAGGCGGCAATCCCTTCCAGTACATTGTGTATCGAAATGAGCGATCAAAATGTCCGTTTTTGCATCGTGAAGGAAGAGAATATGGAATGCATCTGGCTGGAAGATTATGCTTTGGAGCAGACTTTGAGCGAGGAAGAAATATTTGAGAGGCTCAGGCGGATTTTCACCGGGCACATGTTATGGTCTTCGGCGGAATGGAAGGGGGTCTGTATTTCAGTCAATTCAACTTTATTCAGTCTTGTCCCCAATGTGTTATTCGACCCGGAAAAGGTAGGCGAATACTTGTCATTTTCGGCTGGTAATCCGATAGCTGACCGGGACATGGTGCTTTACCACGATCTTCCACTTGTTCACGCAAAGAATATATTCAGTATTCCACGGCAATGGCACGAATGGATTATCAATCATTTCAGATTTTCCCGCGTTACATTTTATCATTTTACAAGCCCGATCATTACGGGTGCATTGGTAAGTCACGTTGAGCAGCAGGAAGTGAGGATCGCTTCTTTGTGTTTTGAAAAAGATATGTTCACGCTCGTTGTTAGCGAAAGTCAGCGCCTGATTCTTTGTAACCGTTTCAAATTCAAGGAAGTACAGGAAATGGCCTATATTGTCCTTTTCACACTGGGACAGCTGGGCTACGAACCTGAGCAGATGAAGGTTATGTGTTATGGGGAAGTGAGTGCGTCGGCAGAAGTTTTCGTGGAGCTCTCTCACTTTTTCCCACATATACAGATAGGAGGGCGGCCAACTACCCTTAGATACAGCAGCCAGTGCGCGGAGGTACCCGGGCACCGGTATTTCGGACTTTTTAATACATACCTTGTTTCATCGTAG
- a CDS encoding NUDIX domain-containing protein — protein sequence MQTISEEINSLFGGQVRVRACGICVHNEQILMVRHEMYGSCEPFWSPPGGGIQFGETAGQAVLREFQEETGLHVQVGRFLFLNEHIQPPLHAVELFFEITAFEGRMISGIDPEMSAKGQIIKEVKLMSWPEIKSLKDNQVHRIFSLAETLQDFFKLDRYISVG from the coding sequence TTGCAAACCATCAGCGAGGAAATAAATAGTCTTTTCGGCGGGCAGGTGAGGGTTCGTGCATGTGGCATTTGCGTTCATAACGAGCAGATCCTGATGGTGCGCCACGAAATGTACGGTAGTTGCGAGCCGTTCTGGAGTCCTCCGGGAGGTGGGATCCAGTTTGGTGAAACAGCCGGCCAGGCAGTTTTGAGAGAGTTTCAAGAGGAAACAGGGTTGCACGTGCAGGTGGGTCGCTTCCTCTTTTTAAACGAGCACATTCAGCCACCGCTGCACGCAGTTGAGCTGTTTTTCGAGATCACGGCTTTCGAAGGCAGAATGATCAGTGGCATTGATCCTGAAATGTCAGCCAAGGGGCAGATCATCAAGGAAGTAAAGCTAATGAGCTGGCCGGAGATCAAATCTTTGAAAGATAATCAGGTGCATCGCATATTTTCTCTCGCGGAAACCTTGCAGGACTTTTTTAAATTAGACAGATACATTTCGGTCGGGTAG
- a CDS encoding CBS domain-containing protein — protein sequence MGNKPVNAIWSVTQDNTVFEALELMAAKNIGAVLVLENNQLIGIFSERDYARKVILQGRASRDTLIREVMTSKVITVETDEKIEECMQIMSDKHIRHLPVNQSGKLVGIISINDIVSAIIHEQKEHISSLESYISGSPYS from the coding sequence ATGGGCAACAAGCCTGTCAATGCGATTTGGTCTGTCACGCAGGACAACACGGTGTTTGAGGCCCTTGAACTCATGGCCGCTAAAAACATCGGTGCAGTTTTGGTTCTTGAAAATAATCAGCTGATCGGTATATTTTCTGAAAGGGATTATGCCAGAAAGGTGATTCTGCAAGGTAGAGCTTCCAGGGATACGCTCATCAGAGAAGTCATGACCAGTAAGGTAATCACGGTAGAAACAGATGAAAAGATTGAGGAGTGTATGCAAATTATGTCGGACAAGCACATCCGCCATTTACCTGTAAATCAAAGCGGTAAGTTGGTAGGGATTATCTCCATTAATGATATCGTGTCCGCAATTATCCACGAGCAGAAAGAACATATCAGCTCTCTGGAAAGCTACATTTCAGGAAGCCCTTATTCCTGA
- a CDS encoding ATP-dependent DNA helicase, giving the protein MDTDKILPSQLLRKKFPFKPTEGQLRFFEKTNDFLVEEKGLERYRDCFLLKGYAGTGKTTIISTLIKVLKNFGYKSILLAPTGRAAKVMSGYSDKIALTIHKKIYKQTADAYSGTLTFQRQKNYHDNTLFIVDEASMITDEADFGSRSLLADLIDFVFENPGNKLMLVGDIAQLPPVGKELSPALDGAYLEKTFYMSVFQEELKEVMRQDEQSGILYNATLLRDQLAAEAPEIQITTRSYQDVFKMTGEKLEEGLRYVYNKYGQENAIILTRSNKSAVQYNEYIRRVIHFSEEELDAGDRLMVVRNNYNILDEDSPAGFIANGDFVELLKIRKTQEIHGFRFADVTLRLTDYEKQPEFDAKIFLDTLHSSSPSMPAEDNRKLYDSVLQDYLYIKSNKERLEALRKDPFLNALQVKFAYALTCHKAQGGQWSAVFIDQGYLPQEQINREFIRWLYTAITRATDEVFLMNFHPQFFK; this is encoded by the coding sequence ATGGATACCGATAAAATTTTGCCTTCCCAGCTGCTCCGCAAAAAGTTTCCATTCAAACCCACAGAAGGACAGCTTCGGTTCTTTGAAAAAACAAATGATTTCCTGGTTGAAGAAAAAGGATTGGAGCGTTACAGGGACTGTTTTTTACTCAAAGGATATGCCGGCACAGGTAAGACAACCATTATCAGTACGCTGATCAAGGTGCTTAAAAACTTTGGTTATAAATCCATTTTGCTCGCCCCGACCGGCCGCGCGGCAAAGGTAATGTCCGGCTATTCAGACAAGATCGCTTTAACAATCCATAAAAAAATCTATAAGCAAACCGCTGATGCTTATTCAGGTACACTGACATTTCAGCGCCAAAAAAATTACCACGACAATACACTTTTTATTGTCGACGAAGCTTCCATGATCACCGACGAGGCCGATTTTGGCAGCCGGAGTTTGCTGGCCGACCTTATTGATTTCGTTTTTGAAAATCCCGGCAACAAGCTTATGCTTGTCGGCGATATTGCCCAGCTCCCTCCTGTCGGAAAAGAGTTAAGCCCGGCTCTGGATGGGGCTTATCTTGAAAAAACGTTCTACATGTCTGTTTTTCAGGAGGAATTAAAGGAGGTAATGCGCCAGGATGAACAATCAGGCATATTGTACAATGCTACCCTGCTACGCGATCAACTGGCGGCAGAAGCTCCTGAAATCCAGATCACGACACGATCTTATCAGGATGTGTTTAAGATGACGGGAGAAAAACTGGAAGAGGGGCTTCGTTATGTCTACAATAAATATGGCCAGGAAAATGCGATCATTCTGACACGTTCAAACAAGTCGGCGGTACAGTATAATGAATATATTCGTCGGGTGATCCATTTTTCGGAGGAAGAACTCGATGCCGGCGACCGTCTGATGGTCGTTCGGAACAACTATAATATTCTCGATGAAGATTCGCCGGCAGGTTTTATAGCCAATGGTGATTTTGTAGAATTATTGAAAATCAGAAAAACCCAGGAAATACACGGGTTCCGGTTTGCGGATGTAACACTCAGGCTGACAGATTACGAAAAGCAGCCGGAGTTCGACGCCAAGATTTTTCTGGACACCCTGCATTCCTCTTCGCCCTCCATGCCGGCCGAAGATAACCGCAAGCTCTACGACAGCGTTTTACAGGATTATCTATATATTAAGTCGAATAAGGAAAGATTGGAGGCACTACGAAAGGATCCTTTTTTAAATGCATTGCAGGTAAAATTCGCTTATGCGTTAACGTGCCACAAAGCGCAGGGCGGACAGTGGAGCGCAGTCTTCATAGATCAGGGATATTTGCCTCAGGAACAGATCAATAGAGAATTTATCAGATGGCTTTACACGGCAATTACCAGGGCTACTGACGAAGTTTTTTTAATGAACTTCCATCCTCAATTCTTCAAATAG
- a CDS encoding L-threonylcarbamoyladenylate synthase, protein MAEIGQDIRIAKEFLIKGELVGIPTETVYGLAGNALNERAVLSIFETKKRPAFDPLIIHTDSVEKVQNFVTDIPETAQILAANFWPGPLTLLLPKKKNVPDLVTSGLDTVAVRIPRHPMLLELLSQLDFPLAAPSANPFGYISPTTASHVNAQLGDQIPYILDGGDCEVGIESTIVGFEGEEIIIYRLGGLAVQDIEEIVGHVKITAASSSNPKAPGMLKSHYAPLVPLEMRRKADIVGNDASTAYLLFDSYLPYVDRNYQRVLSENGDLREAAHNLFAFLRELDRLPVKSIIAEWVPMHGLGLAINDRLKRASVQE, encoded by the coding sequence TTGGCTGAAATTGGACAAGATATCCGGATTGCAAAAGAGTTTCTGATAAAAGGCGAACTGGTAGGTATACCCACGGAAACGGTATATGGGCTAGCGGGAAATGCATTAAATGAAAGGGCAGTATTATCGATCTTTGAAACCAAAAAACGGCCGGCGTTTGATCCCCTTATTATTCACACCGATTCCGTTGAGAAGGTGCAGAATTTTGTGACTGACATTCCGGAGACTGCACAAATTTTAGCCGCAAACTTCTGGCCTGGCCCCCTCACGTTACTTTTACCTAAAAAGAAAAATGTCCCTGATCTGGTCACGTCCGGGCTGGATACCGTCGCTGTACGCATTCCCCGGCACCCGATGTTGCTCGAATTACTGAGTCAGCTCGATTTTCCACTGGCGGCACCGAGTGCAAATCCTTTCGGATATATCAGTCCCACAACTGCGTCGCATGTGAATGCCCAGCTTGGCGATCAGATACCTTATATTCTCGATGGCGGCGATTGTGAAGTTGGTATCGAATCTACGATAGTCGGCTTCGAAGGCGAGGAAATAATTATTTACAGATTGGGGGGACTTGCTGTGCAGGATATTGAGGAAATTGTTGGCCACGTAAAAATAACCGCGGCTTCTTCCTCCAATCCGAAAGCGCCGGGAATGCTTAAGAGCCACTACGCGCCACTCGTTCCCCTTGAAATGCGCAGGAAAGCAGATATTGTAGGAAATGATGCCTCAACAGCATACCTCTTGTTTGATTCTTATCTGCCCTATGTTGATCGTAACTATCAACGCGTTTTAAGCGAAAATGGCGATTTACGGGAAGCTGCACACAATTTATTTGCTTTCTTGCGTGAGCTGGACCGTCTGCCGGTGAAGTCGATTATCGCAGAGTGGGTACCCATGCATGGACTTGGTCTGGCCATTAACGACCGCCTGAAAAGGGCTTCCGTGCAGGAATAA